GAAGCAGCTTCCTAACGGGCCTGAGATTATATTTATTTATCGTTCCAGATGCTGCGGAATGGAGCTACAAGTTGGAATATTCCCTGGCTCGCGGAAACAACTGGTTTATCATGAGGTTACATTCATGTCGGAGGTTTGGGACACGAACAAGCGTCTTTTTGGGTTTCATCCGTTAAGAAACGTTCGCATGAAGCTATTGGTGAGCACGGCAAACACTTTACTATTCTCACAATCTGAATTGTAGCTGTAGCCGCCGAATGAAGGGAAAAAACCTCACCTGGTAGACATTGGTCAGATGTGGACCAAGGCGGGGTCACAAGCGTTGGCTGCTGAATCCAGTATGAATGTAGCTGAGTAATGTATTGCATCATAATAATGTAGGCTACTGTGTAAGTAATTACATGAGCTCGAAAGTACACTTTCTCTTCCCCCCAGATTCACAAAAGTGGTTTCATTTAATTCGTTATATGGGTTTGGGTAAGTGCAATGAAGCATTGAAAAACTGTGTCTTAAGATGGAAGGTATGACTTGACAGTTTAGAAATACGAGCCTCAAACACGACGGCAGGCTTACTGTCCAACACTGTGGATTATTTATATTTATGGATTTAATCAAAATGACTGAGTTTCAATTGAGAGAGCCCGGGTGCTCAAGTATCCACTTTCACAATTGTCACTTTATGATTACATCACTTATCGGAACTTGCTTCGGCACGCTGAACAGGTGCTCAGGTATTACCAGGCACATACGGTTACCAAAAGTGGCAACCAATATGTGCCATGTTGTCGAGAGGTCCAACAGGGTGTAACAACGTGTGAGATAAGCAGCATCGTTCAGTATTTAGTGGTAGTATATGATTACAGCTCTTTCTTGTCAACCGAAACAATCAGATCAAGCTTTAAAAAATGCACTGCAGCTAAAGGAGACATCGCAAGTTATCACTTTGTTGTTTCTGGTATAGGTCGAGTTAGCTAGAACCAGTGCGATTAAAACCTATCACGCACTAGTAACTTGATGGTCATTAAAGAGCTTGGGCTTCTCGCCCGAAGTGAGCCCCTTGGAAACACTGCTTGAGCCGTTCGGCGTCAAGAAAGCTAATCAACTGAGGTCAGCACGACGTTCAAAACAAAGTTCGCTAGCGTAACTGAACGTCTTTACTTACTGGTGGGTTTGTCATCCTCATCATCCGAGTAGATGATCGGAGGTACTGGTATGATGGTAGTGGTGAGCATATCGTACACGCACAATGGAGTAATACTTACGCTGTTCTCGAGGGGCTTTACCCCCAGTGGATTTTCTAACGGTCGTGTGCTTTCCCATGATGAGCTGTCGTGGAGGGAAAGAGGCAACGAAGTGGGATGGAAAGCAACAAAAGGTCATTCTTGGCGCGGCGCCTAGAGAAGGGTTCAACAGGGTCTTCCTTTTCAATGACGAGCCCAATGACGCAGCCAGCTGTCAACATCATGCTTATCACGTGATTGTGTTATGTATATAACAATCACGTGCTGATGATGTTCGTTCAACCGAACTTCCACCACCTCCCCTCCTCCCACCTCCCGCCTCCCGTCCCGCCGTGTATTCCGCCCCCACCTCCTCGTACTGCCTTCGCCACATGCCCATTTGGGCTTTGCCCCGTGATGCTCATTTGTGAGCCACAACTGCGTGTGGTTGTTGCGCGTCGTTCCTCAGCTTCGTTACTGCTGTTCCCCGCGTCGTACTCGTAGCCGCGCAGTCCTGTCTCGGGCTTTGCCCTGCGTTACTCGTTCACGGGTCGCCTGGACGTGCGGTGAAAGGTGCAGCCTGCGATCCCTACCTTTCGATCCCTGCTAGCCTGACTTCGACTTCACCGAACTCGGACCCATCGTCATCCATGGGCTCTGCCCAGGCGTACTGCTCATTTATGAGCCGCCGACGTGGGAACTTGTTCGTATGGTGGCCTCCTTCTAACGACCAATCATGGCGAGGGCGTTACTTCTTCAGATGTTTATTGGAAGGGCGAGAACTCTCGGTGCGCCCCTAGTTTTTGACTCTCATTGTTGCTAATCTACGTGGGCGCGCACCTACTGAAGTACCCCCTGCGCGATTGGCTTTGCCGGAAGGTCTATACTCATTAATGAGTTGACCAGTGCGGGGGGTGCTGCCTCCTCGCGCGGGGGGATTCAGTCGAGAATGTGTGTTGTATGGGATCTAACTCGCTCGTTTGCGCGTCGTTCGTTGCCGGCTCTGCCCGACCCATGCCCCCTTGTGGGATGGTCTCAACGCTGACCGCAGGCGAGCAGTTCCGTATGGGAATATGTCACCGTTTCATCTGCTTGTTTGAAGGGCTGCTTCAACGGGCTATGTTACTGTCACTGCGGCTCTGACGGCTGCGCGTTGGTACCAAATAGGCTCTGCCTCCAACCAAAATCCTCATTTAGTGAGGGGTTGTCCCAACGCGTTTTATGCTCTCATGCCCGGTCGTGAGTCCACAGCGACTTTGAGGTGACATTTAGTAGTCCCTGCTCACACTCCTCTCCTATTGCTCTACATTTCATAGATCGTTATTGCCTGTGGTGGCTGATGTGCGCATCTTGTTGGGCTCTGCCCCAGCCATTCCTCAATTGTGGGGGGCTGATGATGCCGTCAGCTGCCATTGTTACAGGGTACCCGTCCATGCCGCGTGCTTAGGAAGTAGGCTTTGCCTCAACAGATGCTCCTTTAGGAGCTTGTCTCCTGAGTACATTGGTTCTTCGTGATGGCTTTACTTCTTAGTACACCTCGCAATTTGAGACAATATTTGAGCTCTGCTCTTGGCTTGTGCTCATTCATGAGTGGCCATCAATTGTCTCAACTTGTTCGTTGTTGTTGGTCACCCAGGTACGCACAGCTCCCCCGCTCCTCAATTATGTATTATTTTGGGGCATTTATTTTTATCTTTGTGGCCGGAAAACATGCATTGGCGAACCGATATCGGGGCCATGCATATAACTGGTCACATTGTATAAGAATAAATGTCTTGAACTGTTTTGTATTGGAAGCATAATATCATTACTATATTCTATTTGTTTAAGTTAATCAATATCCGTATATACTAATTGACACACTCTCATTCCGGTCAAGATGAGATGGAATAACGCAAACTCGTAAGGAGTGGATTAAGTTAAACCTTAGCAAGCTGATTAAGCCATCTCAATCCTAAAGTAGGCGTTGTCCATCAACTACCACCTAGGTGGGGCCTATCGCTTCTTTTCGGCGCTTAGGCCGTTTTTCGTACGAAATGCTAGCTTTCTTGCCTCACAGAGCGAATTTGAGTGATCGGGAAAGACAGTTCTCCTTGTTTATTGACCACGTATACATACATACATATAAATCATATTTTTATACACCTCTGTTGTGACCCCACACTCGTTTAATTGTTGGCGTTTAGGCTGACACGTGAGGAAAAACCGAGCAGCCACACACAAACACTGACTAAAGGAGTCTGCGGTCTTCACCCGACACAGCTTACAGCCACTCTGCTTCAATGACAGCCAGTAAAAAGAGAAAACACCAAAATTCTGGTCTGATCAAAGCTAGAGCAGCTGTGAGTGGGAACCTTCATTTATCTAAGTTAATTACTTAAATCTTTATTCAGAGAAAAGCAAAACACAGCTGTGAAAATAACGAGCCCGCGGACTCGGTTAGTCAGCTTACACGTGCGCTGCCACCTCGCTCGAATTCGCTCTGCGAGGCAAGAAAGCAAGAATTTCGTACGAAAAACGGCCTAAGCGCCGAAAAAAAGCGATAGGCCCCACCCAGGTGGTGGTCAATGGATGCTGCCTCCTTTAACTCGCCGACCTTGCCAATGGCCTGTTAGCATTGTTTGTTACCACTTGGCTCTCTGGTGAGTTTAATGATAACGATGTCTAAAGTCACTACCACGCCTGGGTTAAAACATTCCCACTTAATGTACAAAATTTTGCTAGGTTACATGATTATATATAATGTCAGGTTAAAACAAGAGTTGTCTCTCAATAGCTTCTTATTAGTAGTGTGTCTTACGCACGTGTTTTAACAACTTATGCAAATTACTATCTCATTCTTGTTATCTTATCACTGAAAGTAGACAaatgttgtgattgagtatATTAAAATCATATTAATCAAAAAAGTCTGGTAAATTACAAAAAGTATGGAACAATTGCGGCATAGACCCCGTTTACTTTCACCAAGATACCCTTCATGTCTTCCTGAGGCAGAGGCCACTTCTGTCTACATGCTCGGCATATGGCTTTAACCTCAACGTCGCAGAGCTGTTTACCTGATTTGCCGTTGTGATCCACTTTCCAGATCTTTTTCCGGCGCTGGTTCTCGCCTTCCGATGAGCACGGGCATACACTCAACAGGCTTGGTAACGGTCTCCCCAAAGGCCGGCTTTGGAAAGGCGCGTATAGCCACATCTCTGCAGCATGCCCATTGCTCATGAACAGAAGATCTGAGTGACTCGGTGCAATgctgtccctgagccaactCAGACGTAGCGTCTTTTGGGCCGCATCGGGCTCTTCAGCTAAAGCCTTTGTGGCCTTGTTCAACCAATTGAACATGTAGACCGGCAACAATTTTTTGTTAAGGCATGCAATCAGGGTTCGTTGTTCTTCGTCCCTGCCAGTTTAAAGTTTAATTTACATGAGGGTTTGAAAACGTTAGGTTTACTCACTCGTTCACCCAATCTTGAAGCATTGACACCGTGGTCGGGCTCATCATAGGATGACCGCAGGCAAAGAAAAACACCGAGGTCAGGCTGGCACCATTGACTGCCGTTCGTGCCACTGGTAGTGTTAATTGCAGCAGCTAAAGTGTATGTTAGCCTTAAATCAAAAGTCTCATAACACCACACTGGAGCCTACATTAAGAGGAGGCACAGCTTCGGAGTCGTCTAGTTGGTACCCCTGATCTCCTGTCAATCCATGTGTAATGAACACCACCATAAATTGAAAAGATCCTGCTTCCCATTGCCTAATAAACGTCAGAGACATTATAAAATTCAAATGCAAAGTTCAATCTCGCTCAAATTGACTTACAACTGAGCTGTGACATCGCTCCTGTCTTGCAAGTGCTGTAGTCGCACGGAAAAGCCTTGAAACTATTCATGTAAAACATGATGCTTAGTAGTATCGCTGGGATATTTGGTACCATCTCTTACCTCCCATCCCAGCTGTTTCCAAAGCCCGCTGGTCATGGTTATCAAGTGTTGCGTCTGAGGCCAGAACTCCTGCAGATAGTAGACAACCATAGCCAGACGAGGCCATTTGCTGGTTTGAAGCTCAACCGAGTCTCGGCATATAGGCTTCACAAAATGCTATGCCTCTGTCAGTTTATAATGTTGCTGCGGCTGAGCATCACGCACCGGGTACAAACCATCCTTATGATGGTCCCAACAATCTGGGCACACGAATGATTCCTTCGCATCTTCAATGCTTCTGGTTCCCTCCTGAGAAAAGAAGTCGAAGATAAGGCACGCGTCGTGGTACGCAAAATCATCATCGCCAGAGCCTGACTCCTCCGGATCATTGTCTTCGCTGTCGTTGTCTACTTGACGGTGGCAGTACAGTGCTGAACATTCCGTGCACCTAGCCAGATATTCCGTAATCGAGCAGCCGCAATTCCCACATAGCTGCCCCTCGTACAAGGTCTCCTTTTCCGTCTGGCGGACGGATACATCCCTTCGAAGTAGCTAGTAACAACGTTAGATAAGCCTTTAGTAAAGCTCCGAGAGCTTACCTCAAACCACAAGTCGCTATCGGCTAGTCTGGGTGGGGCCGAGCCATAGGCTTCCATGGCGGCCATCTATAACGTATTCAAGGTGAGATCATTG
The Rhizoctonia solani chromosome 8, complete sequence DNA segment above includes these coding regions:
- a CDS encoding Hydrocephalus-inducing protein, encoding MSSNQNTASSSAAFVTSASRDAAMLRRVSPMRHSALFEELVQGIASTRNVFVMSGDAAMAGSGLAMLHQTAEGGSGNSYWDMIRNATQDVMNLSEDHLARYNRVMALRRIKARSANCNRYIDYLERLASANSLAGCVTASIDGLEGRWSANVAAKVTGLYGDNSRLRCLTSSCQGLGEAATKELDDIFTNPPNLKPSGDDPRICKDCTRKDLKDNKLRRSGNNKTRSLRPSVQSRVALSFIPVEIPDYNDPTGDYVDDSAWEGSKVSRSKHARGKGKEKIVEKPEVIVISDSKDSDDSGPSTQPALRSRRRMKKHTELTQTESTPQFYDGEAYLFLLVGPPPQDPEVLHLVHAFADSVHSRAGAVICLSEVPLPGTKYDYIDFQLEGDLNLTFGEILRAMEQMAAMEAYGSAPPRLADSDLWFELLRRDVSVRQTEKETLCTECSALYCHRQVDNDSEDNDPEESGSGDDDFAYHDACLIFDFFSQEGTRSIEDAKESFVCPDCWDHHKDGLYPHFVKPICRDSVELQTSKWPRLAMVVYYLQEFWPQTQHLITMTSGLWKQLGWEFQGFSVRLQHLQDRSDVTAQLQWEAGSFQFMVVFITHGLTGDQGYQLDDSEAVPPLNLLQLTLPVARTAVNGASLTSVFFFACGHPMMSPTTVSMLQDWVNEDEEQRTLIACLNKKLLPVYMFNWLNKATKALAEEPDAAQKTLRLSWLRDSIAPSHSDLLFMSNGHAAEMWLYAPFQSRPLGRPLPSLLSVCPCSSEGENQRRKKIWKVDHNGKSGKQLCDVEVKAICRACRQKWPLPQEDMKGILVKVNGVYAAIVPYFL